Within Salvia splendens isolate huo1 chromosome 21, SspV2, whole genome shotgun sequence, the genomic segment aacTTCTATATCTCCGAGGCGCATGACGGCTGGGCAAACATAATCCAAAGTGAAGGAGGCTTCTCACGAGGTACGTTCCCCTTCCTTTACCTTggagtccctatttaccggggggtGAAGCGCACGAATATGTTCATGTTTCTTCGAGAAAAAATCTCGGCTAGGATCTCTGGGTGGGCTCACCGGCACCTCTCCTTTGGGCTATGTACATGATGGCTAAATATTGTCGTAAGGCGTCCCCACTCACAGCTAGAGCCTCGGGGAGGTGTAGCCCTACCTGGAAGAGGCTTCTGAAGGCTCGGGCACAGGCACAACCGTACATTCGTTGGGTGGTGCGAGAAGGAAAGACTTTATTTTGGGATGATTTATGGCTAGGAGAGGTTCCTCTGAGGGAACTTTGTCTCGATGACAGGGGAGGCCCTCTTGTCCAGGTTGCTGATTACATTATCAATGGATCTTGGAATGAAGCCAAGTTGTGGATTCTACAAGCGCAAGCCGGCCTCACACAACACATCGTCCGGAAGATCCTtgacacgccaatcatcccggaggggccggatgtgccgagatggaggctttcacacaatggggagttctcacttgcatcaacttgggagaccatccgaactcaaagacctatcatccaaggccttgatgacttatggaaagctggcctcacgtcttctattgctatcttcatATGGAGACTCCTTTCCAACCGAATACCGGTGGATACGAAGCTACAGTGGAGAAGAATGGAAATGGCAtctaaatgccaatgctgccctcatagaccgggcatcgaatcactgcagcatctcttcatccaaggggctggcgcccgaggtgtgtggagggagtttgactcttggttcgagggatcttcaccacccctccggatcaatgacaccatcccagataggctcgaagtttgggcacggagaGTCCAACAACCCGGTAAGAAACACCTCAGCCGGGCGATACCGTACCTTATtctttggttcatttgggcggaGTGAAACAGGAGTCGCCATCAATCGGTGCAATTTAAGCCTTTCAATGAGGTATGGCAAGTGCAAATGTTCCTTAGaaatagcatggccaatggTTCCTATaaaccgaagcattggaaaggagtCCGCCTCAAGATCAACGCCCCGAGTCAGGCCGAGCCACGGAGGACCAGGCCCCTTGCGATGGTGGTCAAATGGAACCCGCCGGATGAACCGTGGATCAAACTCAACACTGACGGAGCATACAGTGAGGCAACGGATAAAGCCGGGGGGGGGGGAGGACTTGTTCGTGACCATGAGGGCAACATGCTTGCAGCCTTTACCTCCCCACTCGAGGCTCACTCAGCCCTCGAAGCGGAGCTCCTGGCCATCCAATTCGGGTTGACGCTCGCCGCAGAATTCAGAAGGCCTAAATGGCACGCGCTGGGGACCGGCCCATATTAGCCGGGTGATGGCGCGAATCGcaatcctcaagcgccaacaagaCACTCGTATtaccttcatccaccgggaagggaatagagcaggagatctcctcgccaaaatgggattaGAATGAAATGACTACTGCCGTATGAATGCCCTCACGGCACCAAGGCACCTCACAGCGATGATTAGAATGGATGCAATGGGtatcccgaacattcgggtccataatgaagaggaagaataggcTCGAGTTTTGGCTGAAAGGGATGTATAGTCTTTATTTTGTGTTGAATTGTAGTTTAccttttgaaagggagtatgatgaggtccgagcTTGTGGtaccggaccgcatactactcctaatttttCGTGTAGGCACATCaatttcgggtgtggccacgttttgtaatcaaccacttttgaaatatagggatgagggacccacggaccctccaccgtgaaggtgtgtgattaaaaaaaaaaaaaaaaaactaatgcaccaagcactttcatgagattgatgcaccatgttttgagaaaattcattggaaaatttgtggttgtttattttgatgatattcttgtctatagcaaaaatgtggatgaacatcttaaccatgtgcaTGCTATTTTGGACACCTTAAtaaaagaatcattgtatgctAATCTCAAGAAGTGTTcattttgcatggataaagttgtttttcttggttttgttataagtgctaatgggattgaaatggaaaaggagaaggtgaaagctattttagaatggccaattcctcaaaatgtagcacaagttagaagttttcatggtcttgcaagtttttataggaggtttgtcaaggattttagtacaattgctgcacctttgaatgaaattgtgaaaaaggatgtttgtttttattggggagaaaaagaagagcatgcttttaatctccttaaagaaaaacttacaactgcaccaattctttctttgcctaactttgataacatgtttgagcttgaatgtgatgcatctggagtaggcatcggagctgttttgttgcaggatggaaagccaatcgcttactttagcgaaaagttgaaaggagctcaattgaactatccaacgtatgacaaggagttatatgcgttggttagagctttggaaacatgtcagcattacttgtggcctgtaattcatacggatcatgaatctctcaagtacttgaaaggtcaaggtaagcttagcaagagacatgttaagtgggtggaattcattgaatcatttccctatgtaatcaaatacaaaaagggaaaaatccaaccaagctgctctagtggcttgggagttgatatcagggagctttcacttcctaggaggtcgcaggttcgaatcctaggaagtgcagatttggggattaatttctccttgggcctgtgggcccagaatgacaacgaagcgcacctacggggtaagacgcttcacctccaactgttaggtcgggggtccgagtcacatcggagggtagatggggaaccatcgtcgatcctccaaaaaagaaaaaaaaaaatacaaaaagggaaaagaaaacattgtggctgatgcattgtctcggaggtacattttgatcactaatttgagttctaagttgcttggttttgagttgattaaggaaatgtatgataatgacccggacttttcttctatctatttagcttgtgagcatactgcatttgacaagttctataggcatgatggctatttgtttagagaaaataaactgtgcattcctaaaggttctatgcgtgaattgcttgtgcgtgaagcacatggtggtggtttaatggggcattttggagtccataagacaatggatgttttgcatgaacatttcttttggcctaaaatgcgtgtggatgttgaaagaatttgtaaaagatgcataacttgcatgcaagccaagtctaaatcacacccacatggtttgtacaaaccgttaccaattcctagtgcaccttgggaggatatttcaatggactttgttgttggtttgccaagaacaaaaagaggtagagattcagtttttgtggttgttgataggttttcaaaaatggcacattttattccatgtcacaaaactgatgatgcatctcatatcgctgatttgttctttaaagaaattgtccgtttgcatggtgttcctagatcaattgtgagtgatcgagatgctaattttgtgagtcatttttggcgagtgttgtggaataagttaggaactaaactcttgttttctactacttgtcatccacaaactgatggacaaactgaagtagttaataggacttagtctcaattactacgaaatttagttaaaaagaacttgaaaagttgggaggaatgcttaccttttgctgaatttgcttataatcgaagtgttcattctgctactaacttttctccatttgaagttgtgtatggttttaatccattgagcccactagatttgattccaatacctattgaagatcgtgcaagtcttgatggaaaagctaaggccgaaatggtgaaaagattgcatgaaagggtaagactcaacattgaaaagaggacagaacaatatgcaaagcaagccaacaagggtcggaaacaagtcatctttgagccgggagattgggtttggttgcatatgagaaaggagagatttccttcgaaaagaaagtccaagttgcagccaagaggagatggaccattccaagtgattggaaaagtcaatgataatgcttacaaacttgacttacctggtgagtttaatgtaagtgctactttcaatgtttctgatttatctccttatgttggtgaattagattcgaggacgaatcctcttgaagaagaagggaatgatggagctacacccaagctgatctacaaggacaagaagatggatccattgttcattcaaagtggaccaattacaagagctatagctaagaagataaaggagtccatgatgcttttagttgatgaaataaaagcccaattccaagaccaatctacattgggccaaatggtgaatattattcaagttagtgggcagcccaatgcatgaagttttgagtcactatatatcacattttggaggcccaaattgaagatacatgatgcattttcgtccaagttggagcaaccaaaatgaagagtcatttttaagttactttttgagttaaataagtgactttagatgtcctaaagtcacaccaatagtttaggagttacttttcacttattatgagtcattctaaaggtcttaagttgtactaatgatatgagactttcaagagtccattctagcctataaataggcttgtaagcatgtcatcattaatacaccgatcctccatgatgaacaggatatcccgaggtggaacctctctaaacatggggaattcacggtggcttcgacatgggacacacttcgagggcgaaacccgatcatccatggtttgggggacgtttggaaggcaggcctcaccaactcaatagccatctttatctggaggcttctctccaatcgggtgccggttgacacgaagcttcagtggcgggagattgagctagcctctaagtgccaatgctgcccccaccgaccgaataccgagtccctccaacacctcttcatccagggacacggagctcgcagagtatggagtgagtttgacggttggttcacaggcccgtccccccgcatccatatcaatgatacaatccctacgagaatcgaagtgtgggcgagaaggtaccaacagccgaacaagaaacatcttagccgagccactccatacctcattctgtggtttatctggtcggagagaaacaggagtcgccaccaaggcacacagtttaaaccacaaaacgtggtatggcaggtccacatgttcattcggaatgctatgtccaatggaagcttgaagccgaaacattggaagggagttaaacttggaatcaacattcctcaagcggcggcaatcagggcgctacccctagccatggcaatcaaatggaaccccccggaccagccgtggataaagctcaacaccgatggctcctacaatgaagcgaacggtagaacaggggctggagggattattcgagaccacttgggtaagatgctcgtcgccttcagcacacccctagaagcacactcggcgttagaggcggagctgttggccatgctccacgggctaaatatagccaaagaactcgccctaccaatctggattgagtccgatgcagagcaagcaatcaaattggtcaatgggacaggatggggcccggcactcgcccggcaagcggtggcgcaactaacccttcataaacgccaactcaaattccgagccaccttcatacacagggaggggaacaaagcggcggatttccttgcgaaaatggggctagtccaagacagtggtctacgaatgcactacaactcagcaccgagagaactgttggacttggttagattggacgagatgggagtgtcgcacatccgataccttgacgggaacgggcattaaagttgataatgagacgatgggagacaatagtgactagctttttggttaattgtattttggaaaagagtatgatgaggtccgaaccttgtgggattggaccgcatactactcttgatttgttacggcacaccacttttgggtgtggccacgccttgtaattaccgcctttggaattatagggatgagggacccacgaaccctccaccgtagaggtgtttgataaaaaaaaaaaaaaaaaaaaaaaaaaaaaaaaaaaaaaaaccattgatcaaatacgaaaatagactttgtcttgtgagttgaattctctttgtagagtttttcacttgtttggaacttatcaagatactttgagcaagttcttgtggcgttcaaccataccgaggttcttggctgatcatatagccaacgggtcgaggttttccaagctctggaagtggatcaaaccagattatcaatcaagggagtccgctgccaaaccttatacgtggggttcttggatcaatatatccaacgggtccttcgtcctatcccaatccatatcactTCCCCCCTCTAGAGCGTGGTCGTACTCGGAAAATTCGGGAATCCTTCGAGAATGGTCCGGTGCGCACTAACCCGAGAGCAAGGCCCCAAGCCAGCCGTAACGAGCAAGGTGTTGCGCCTACGAACCCGCCATTGTTGATCACCTCTAACCATGCTAAGGACGGTGAGGGTGGGCCGCGAGACGTTGATGTGCCGATGGCCGAGGTAAGCTCGGAACCGAGGGACAAAGGGCGCTGGAGGGCCGAGCCATCCGGCACGATAACTGTGGATAAACAAGAGGGCTCGCCTAGCAACGTTAGGCCCGGCGGGATTGGAGCCGTTGAGGGGCACACGACCAACCCAAGGTCCATGGCGGATATGGTTCGGGAAGGTCCGAGCTCCGAGGGTCACCAAGCCTTTGTCCCGGAAAATATTCTAAATATTGGCTATGCTACCACATCAAATGGGCTCCCGGCGATTTATTTCTCATCATCGGAGACACAAAAATTGGCAACGAGTCTCGGCCATGCTATCGTAGGTAAGTTCTCCCATTCTATTCCGGCTTCGCACCAAATACAAAAAGCACTTGATAACATCAAATTTAGTCGAGGCTTTACATGGAAGTATATTAATGCAAAACAtgttcttgttcaatttgaggatattGCTAGGCTGCTTGGTGGCCCCAAGGGGACCCCGGTGTGGTATGTTGATCGACATCCTATGCGAGTCTTCAAatgggcgccggattttgatgcatattgtgaatccccgatcgcggcaatttggtgtaacctaattggcctccccatccACTTGTTTGACCAATCGGCCCTTTTTGCCATCGGAAAACTCCTTGGGACCcctatccaagtggatcgagctaCAGCCAACAAGACACGACTATCCTTTGCCCGTATTTGCATCGAGATCGACATAACGAAGCCACCACTCGAGgagatcatccttgacatttgtgggcgTGAAACCTGCAACAGGTgaggtgggataagatcccggcATATTGTAGTGAATGTGGGCACGTGGGGCATAAAAGTGAGGCTTGTTATACGGCGGGTAAAGCGGGTCCAAGGTTCGAAGGGAGGATATAACCAACCGAAGGACAACTTGAACAGCAAGGAGGGGAAACAACATTGGAGACCCAAAGAAACGGAAGCTCAACCGATCATAACAACAAGCACTAGAGATACGAATGATGGAGTTTGGCAAGGACCGGATGTCATGGGCGCTTTGCATGAGGATGGCCCCGTGGATTTGGCCCTTCGGGCCGACGAGGGTGACAAGAGCTGGAGTGCAACCCATTTGCATTGTAGGGGCTCGGCTTTCACACCCTTTCATCATGGGAAAGGCCGAGGGAATAATGCGAAAGGAGATACAAGTAACCATCGGGTCACACCCTCGTCCTTGGAGCCGCGTCAACccaaaaacgtcctaaaaagactaattaaatctcataatatttgctttcttgcaataatggagccgcttacaACCCCTAACCCGGACAAATTCTCAAAGAAATTGGGGCTGATCTACAAGGGGTCAAATATCaacgggaagatttggattTTTGTAGAGGAAGGGGCTAACTTCGAAGTTGAGGATGACTCGGAATAGTTGCTCCATGGGCGGCTCACTTGCCCGTGGCTACCAACACCTATTGAGATCTCAGCTGTATATGCTAAGTGTACGAGAGGGGAGTGGCTTGCACtgtgggacaagatgagagacaTCACCCAAATGTCGGAAGGGAGGCCTTGGttcattggaggggacttcaacaccatcctcTCCACTCGTGATAGGACGGGAAGCGACACCAATCGGCAAGTGGAGATGGTTGACTTCGCCGAGGCAATAGAGGATTGCCGATTGTTGGACCCGGGCTTTGATGGCTCGGACTACACCTGGGCAAAGAATGGCCTCATGGAAAGATTGGATAGAGTGCTGGTCAGTGAAATGTTAACCCAACTTTTTGACTCAATTAGAGTCACTAATCTTCCCCGGGTAGCCTCGGATCATGGGCCAATACTCGTCCGGTGCAGAATGCCGACAACCTGGGGGGTGGCAGagcgttccggttccaaaacatgtgggtgcGGCATGAGGGGTTTGCTGATATGGTGCGGGTAGATTGGATGGCTCCCACAGAGGCTACAGGCCTACTCAACTTGAAGATCAAGTTAGCAAGGATTAAACAGACATTCAAAtggtggaacaaagaggttttcggGAATATCCACACCAACCTCAAAGCCTGTGAAGAGAATATTGCCGTGGCTCAATCTAAGTTCGAGGAAGACCCCTCGGCCCGGAACAGAATGGAGATCAACAAACAAATAGCTGAGTACGTCCTTCTTCTCAAGATGGAAGAAGACTTCTGGCGCCAGAGAGCGGCTCTCCGTTGGCTGGAAGAGGGTGATAAAAACACTAGgttctaccaaagttgggtg encodes:
- the LOC121784259 gene encoding uncharacterized protein LOC121784259, encoding MSEGRPWFIGGDFNTILSTRDRTGSDTNRQVEMVDFAEAIEDCRLLDPGFDGSDYTWAKNGLMERLDRVLNADNLGGGRAFRFQNMWVRHEGFADMVRVDWMAPTEATGLLNLKIKLARIKQTFKWWNKEVFGNIHTNLKACEENIAVAQSKFEEDPSARNRMEINKQIAEYVLLLKMEEDFWRQRAALRWLEEGDKNTRFYQSWVKQKRIRLRIHKINANGRELTDDLEIKDSVVEFYQNLLAPTYPELAAPDLAARCG